A genomic window from Arthrobacter globiformis includes:
- a CDS encoding thiamine pyrophosphate-dependent enzyme gives MTAAVETPPVSQDGQTHKSAGHVIVDSLVAHGIRRAHVVPGESFLDVLDGLHDSTIETIVCRHEGGATYMAEADGKMNQMPGIAMVTRGPGAANAHVGLHTAWQDSTPMVLFVGLIPFARRDREAFQEFDIKAWFDTGAKRVMVLDHAERASEIVAEAMFAAMNGRPGPVVIGLPEDVIRQQIPAELHPPIPVATGGMTTVDSDALSSALAASTKPLFVTGGNDWTQEGAEQLTAWLEKHHIPAAAEWRTQGTVPFSSPSYVGPIGYGRPRPTYDLLEETDLLIFVGTVPGDVITDGFLCRQDWAKKNFLVTIDPSLRGRSGPVSYQIVAKPDVFIRDLAKIELPVKDEWKAWTARMRTEQESFAALPQARPTLGHARMDTLMANLVPTLPHDAIVTLGAGEHTNWAHRYFPTQRYASMISARNGSMGYSVPSAIAASLEYPGRRIVTIAGDGEFLMNGQELATAAQYGATPLVIVMDNQEYGTIRTHQERHYPERVSGTQLKNPEFALMAQAFGGFGIKVDRDDDIPAAIAAALNAIDEDRIFALIHLVVEQRVKAY, from the coding sequence GTGACCGCGGCAGTGGAAACGCCCCCAGTCAGCCAGGACGGGCAAACCCATAAATCAGCAGGACACGTCATTGTTGATTCGCTTGTCGCACACGGCATCAGGCGGGCACACGTTGTCCCCGGCGAGAGCTTCCTGGATGTACTTGACGGGCTTCACGACTCGACGATCGAGACCATCGTCTGCCGCCACGAGGGCGGGGCCACCTACATGGCCGAAGCTGACGGCAAAATGAACCAGATGCCTGGCATTGCCATGGTGACCCGAGGCCCGGGTGCGGCCAACGCACATGTCGGACTGCACACGGCGTGGCAGGATTCAACGCCGATGGTGCTGTTCGTGGGTCTGATTCCTTTCGCACGCCGGGACCGTGAAGCTTTCCAGGAATTCGACATCAAAGCCTGGTTCGATACCGGAGCTAAGCGCGTCATGGTTCTGGATCACGCAGAGCGCGCTTCCGAGATCGTCGCCGAGGCCATGTTCGCAGCCATGAACGGCCGGCCCGGCCCCGTCGTTATCGGGCTGCCCGAGGACGTCATCAGGCAACAGATCCCTGCCGAACTTCACCCGCCAATCCCTGTGGCCACCGGAGGCATGACTACAGTGGACTCCGACGCCCTGTCCTCGGCCCTGGCAGCATCGACCAAGCCACTGTTCGTCACCGGTGGAAACGACTGGACCCAGGAGGGTGCCGAACAGCTCACCGCCTGGTTGGAAAAGCACCATATTCCAGCAGCGGCGGAATGGCGGACCCAAGGGACTGTTCCGTTCAGTTCCCCGTCCTACGTCGGTCCCATCGGTTACGGTCGCCCTCGTCCCACTTATGACCTGCTCGAAGAGACGGACCTGCTGATCTTTGTCGGTACCGTCCCAGGTGATGTCATCACCGACGGCTTCCTGTGCCGGCAGGACTGGGCCAAGAAGAACTTTCTTGTCACGATCGACCCCTCGCTCCGAGGCAGGTCAGGGCCAGTCTCCTACCAGATCGTCGCCAAGCCCGACGTGTTCATCCGCGACCTCGCAAAGATCGAACTCCCAGTCAAGGACGAATGGAAAGCCTGGACGGCACGGATGCGCACCGAGCAGGAATCCTTCGCCGCGCTCCCCCAAGCGAGGCCTACCCTCGGCCATGCCCGAATGGACACCTTGATGGCCAACCTCGTGCCAACCCTCCCCCATGACGCGATAGTCACCCTCGGCGCCGGCGAGCACACCAACTGGGCACACCGCTACTTCCCCACCCAGCGCTACGCGTCCATGATCAGTGCCCGAAACGGCTCCATGGGCTACTCCGTCCCCTCCGCCATCGCCGCATCCCTGGAATACCCAGGCCGGCGCATCGTGACCATCGCAGGGGATGGCGAATTCCTCATGAACGGCCAGGAACTGGCCACCGCCGCCCAATACGGCGCCACCCCCTTGGTCATCGTCATGGACAATCAGGAATATGGAACCATCCGCACCCACCAGGAACGGCACTACCCGGAACGAGTGTCCGGAACCCAGTTGAAGAACCCTGAATTCGCGCTCATGGCGCAAGCCTTCGGTGGGTTCGGCATCAAAGTCGACCGCGATGATGACATCCCAGCCGCAATTGCAGCGGCACTGAACGCTATCGATGAAGACCGTATCTTTGCGCTCATCCATCTAGTGGTCGAGCAAAGAGTCAAGGCCTACTAG
- a CDS encoding cupin domain-containing protein — MSETVSAPTTDLEELIDSSIASRESRVVDFDTLKFQTKMGDKFRRGQVRYIGSGATGDHSDDNNILQAEHFTFSNMVLPAGCVGPEHTHPDVEEVFFVLEGQVEFSVHDVEDGTKKASRVLGYRDLIRVPAGVPRSLRTVSEDDALICVIIGAKKPEIPFYPPTSEMHGVTR, encoded by the coding sequence ATGAGCGAAACCGTAAGTGCACCGACAACAGATCTTGAAGAGCTCATCGATTCGTCTATCGCGTCCCGTGAGAGCCGCGTCGTTGACTTCGACACTCTGAAGTTCCAGACGAAAATGGGAGACAAATTCCGGCGTGGCCAGGTCCGCTACATCGGCTCCGGAGCGACCGGGGACCACTCGGATGACAACAACATCCTGCAGGCCGAACACTTCACGTTCTCCAACATGGTTCTGCCTGCCGGATGCGTAGGACCTGAGCACACTCACCCTGACGTCGAAGAAGTATTCTTTGTCCTCGAGGGACAGGTGGAGTTCAGCGTCCACGATGTCGAGGACGGCACCAAGAAGGCCAGCCGTGTTTTGGGCTACCGCGACCTCATTCGTGTTCCTGCAGGCGTGCCGCGGAGCCTTCGCACTGTCAGCGAAGACGACGCGCTGATCTGCGTAATCATCGGTGCGAAAAAGCCGGAGATTCCCTTCTACCCGCCGACCTCCGAGATGCACGGAGTCACTCGCTAG
- a CDS encoding MarR family winged helix-turn-helix transcriptional regulator, giving the protein MSDETTEADAIDRILADWLRERPDLDASSIGVLGRLMRLANQIRAVESSYFDEYGLTLASFDVLANLRRSGPPHRKTAGELATSSMLTTGGITFRLDRMEEQNLIERVRTREDRRVVYAQLTAHGKAVIDEAFGKHLDKQRQMLSGLTSSELDQLAALLKKTEASVVAFDLNALEAVGPNS; this is encoded by the coding sequence ATGTCTGACGAAACAACTGAAGCTGACGCTATCGACCGCATCTTGGCGGATTGGCTGCGTGAACGGCCGGACTTGGACGCGAGCTCCATCGGCGTCCTCGGGCGGCTCATGCGGCTGGCCAATCAGATCCGCGCTGTCGAAAGTTCCTACTTTGATGAGTACGGGCTGACACTTGCGTCCTTCGACGTCCTGGCCAACCTGCGCCGCTCCGGGCCACCTCATCGGAAGACTGCCGGGGAGCTCGCAACCTCGTCCATGCTCACGACCGGTGGCATTACTTTCCGGTTGGACAGGATGGAGGAGCAAAACCTCATCGAGAGAGTTCGAACCCGCGAAGACCGCCGGGTTGTCTACGCCCAGCTCACCGCTCATGGCAAGGCAGTTATCGATGAGGCATTCGGCAAGCACCTGGACAAGCAACGTCAGATGTTGAGCGGCCTGACGTCGTCGGAACTCGACCAACTCGCAGCGTTGCTTAAGAAGACAGAGGCATCGGTGGTCGCATTTGATCTCAATGCGCTGGAAGCGGTTGGCCCAAACTCCTGA
- a CDS encoding aspartate dehydrogenase domain-containing protein, giving the protein MRERNQLPNQDSKDIMKSTPTCRVGVIGYGAIGVPVVAGISAGRVAGAVLEGIISRSPLTNVPVKQLDLAEALERCDLLVECAGQEALVEHAEDVLRAGVDLLVTSIGALADREFAERLHAAGPGRLFLTSGAVGGLDLLSSGARADGYDKVTITTTKLPGSLVQPWMNEALVEEIRNARGPLDVYEGSAAEAAMLFPKSLNAGAAVAIAVNNWDAVTVRVRADPAAELTSHVIEASGNIGEYRFEIRNKPSEDNPRTSGVVPFAVLRSLESVIGGRGGLI; this is encoded by the coding sequence ATGCGCGAGCGGAACCAACTACCTAATCAAGACTCGAAGGACATCATGAAGTCAACACCCACCTGCCGGGTCGGAGTTATCGGTTACGGCGCCATCGGCGTACCCGTCGTCGCTGGGATCAGTGCGGGACGGGTCGCAGGGGCTGTCTTGGAAGGAATTATTTCCCGAAGCCCGCTCACTAATGTTCCGGTGAAACAGCTGGACCTGGCGGAGGCTCTGGAACGCTGCGACTTACTGGTCGAATGTGCAGGTCAGGAAGCACTCGTCGAGCACGCTGAGGACGTGCTCCGGGCAGGTGTTGACCTGCTCGTGACCTCTATTGGCGCCCTGGCAGATAGAGAATTCGCAGAACGGCTCCACGCCGCCGGGCCAGGCCGGCTCTTCCTGACATCCGGCGCAGTCGGGGGTCTTGACCTTTTGTCCTCAGGTGCCCGTGCGGATGGCTATGACAAGGTCACGATTACGACGACGAAGTTGCCGGGCTCCCTTGTCCAGCCTTGGATGAACGAGGCTTTGGTTGAGGAGATACGCAACGCCCGTGGCCCACTGGACGTTTATGAAGGATCGGCCGCTGAAGCGGCAATGTTGTTCCCGAAGTCCCTAAACGCCGGCGCCGCCGTCGCTATCGCTGTTAACAACTGGGACGCTGTGACAGTCAGAGTAAGGGCAGACCCCGCAGCGGAACTCACCAGCCACGTCATTGAAGCCTCTGGAAACATCGGAGAATACCGATTTGAAATCCGCAACAAGCCTTCTGAGGACAATCCGAGGACGAGCGGAGTAGTGCCGTTCGCGGTACTACGATCTCTGGAATCCGTTATCGGGGGCCGGGGCGGACTGATATGA
- a CDS encoding Rieske 2Fe-2S domain-containing protein, which yields MTTTTQTARPASGKSKTKNVVGVRHEVDAKELAAMGLRDRWYPIYPSRFVGVGDMVKVKRLGVDWLLFRDATGRIRMLEDRCPHRSAPLSVGQHLGDRVACKYHGVQVDGDGMVVSVPGMPGCALEGRTVTTSLAVAEAADTIFAFMPLTADSEVTEFKLPDRLDNPDVSWFSNFAEWKGPWRFYMDNVLDPMHGAFLHRDSHSMFGGDTSARFRIRETDRGFFFEKTDQRGVNFDWVEYCREAMDYVDLEIPYAESAGPGGTFGIVGMATPIDANNSAIFHWRTRTVSDWERDVWRFMYKTILEEKHWAVLEQDREVLEALAGDADKDEHLYQHDLGVARIRRVYEADAEKQAAILRGDGL from the coding sequence ATGACAACCACAACACAAACCGCACGTCCCGCCAGCGGGAAGAGCAAGACAAAAAACGTCGTCGGCGTCCGCCACGAAGTCGATGCCAAAGAACTGGCAGCCATGGGGCTGCGGGACCGCTGGTACCCCATCTACCCCTCCCGCTTCGTCGGCGTTGGGGACATGGTCAAGGTTAAGCGCCTGGGTGTGGACTGGCTGCTGTTCCGCGACGCCACCGGACGTATTCGCATGCTCGAGGACCGCTGCCCCCACCGCAGTGCCCCCCTCTCCGTCGGTCAGCACCTCGGAGACCGTGTTGCCTGCAAATATCACGGTGTACAGGTCGATGGAGACGGCATGGTCGTCTCCGTTCCCGGCATGCCCGGATGTGCCCTCGAGGGCCGAACCGTTACCACCTCGCTGGCAGTTGCAGAAGCAGCCGACACCATCTTCGCGTTCATGCCACTGACAGCTGACTCCGAGGTAACGGAGTTCAAGCTGCCGGACCGCCTGGACAATCCGGACGTTTCCTGGTTCTCGAACTTCGCCGAATGGAAGGGGCCCTGGCGCTTCTACATGGACAACGTCCTGGATCCGATGCACGGTGCTTTCCTCCACCGCGACTCACACTCCATGTTCGGTGGAGACACCAGCGCCCGCTTCCGAATCCGCGAAACTGACCGAGGCTTCTTCTTTGAAAAGACGGACCAGCGGGGCGTGAACTTCGACTGGGTCGAATACTGCCGCGAGGCCATGGACTACGTCGATCTGGAAATCCCCTATGCCGAGTCCGCAGGACCCGGCGGGACTTTTGGCATCGTCGGCATGGCCACTCCCATTGATGCAAACAACTCGGCGATTTTCCACTGGCGCACCCGCACCGTCTCGGACTGGGAGCGCGACGTCTGGCGGTTCATGTACAAGACGATCCTTGAAGAAAAACACTGGGCAGTCCTGGAACAGGACCGGGAAGTACTCGAAGCACTCGCCGGCGACGCTGACAAAGACGAACACCTCTACCAGCACGACCTCGGCGTCGCACGGATCAGGCGCGTCTACGAAGCCGACGCAGAAAAGCAGGCCGCCATCCTCAGAGGAGACGGGCTGTAA
- a CDS encoding recombinase-like helix-turn-helix domain-containing protein, with amino-acid sequence MPEQYLEPNQALTRPATPYEKKLAGALSEVFAGGTKDLPGVVTGLNGLGLNAPDGNPWDEARFRAEMRRLGE; translated from the coding sequence ATGCCTGAACAGTACCTAGAACCGAACCAGGCTTTGACCAGGCCTGCAACTCCCTACGAGAAGAAACTCGCCGGGGCACTGAGCGAGGTGTTCGCCGGCGGCACAAAAGATCTGCCAGGGGTGGTTACAGGTCTGAATGGCCTTGGTCTCAATGCTCCGGATGGCAACCCGTGGGACGAAGCCCGTTTCCGCGCCGAAATGCGACGACTGGGAGAATAA